In Spea bombifrons isolate aSpeBom1 chromosome 5, aSpeBom1.2.pri, whole genome shotgun sequence, the sequence ACAGCGAGGTCCTCTCCGTGTTTAGCGCTCTACGGGCACTGACTGCGACTCTTGTGTTTTTAGTGAATCCCAAGAAGGACAGCGAGCACACGCCGGTGAAAGGCGGCCTGGTGGCGGATCTGGGTAAGGACTTCCTAGACGTTCTCATTTACTGTGGTAAACATGTTTAGAACACGCATGGCTGGGTACGTACTGCATGGGTGTCTCGGCGTCCTGATATTCAGTCTGGTGCCGCTTCTGCCGATCGCTCTCTATACCCCGCGTTTGGCACGAAGTCTCCGCCGCTTGTAACGACGCATCGGCTCGTGGGGATCCTCGCGCCAGCCGGGGGGCCGAGAGCCGGTTACTCTGCCGTGTGATGTTTTCGGGGGTGCTCCGGCTCGGACCTCGCTCTGGCAGACAGTCTGCTTGATTTGCGGAGATCACAATGTAACCTCTTCTTGTTTTCGTCTTCAGATGAGCAGGAGGAGGACGCGGTCGCTGCCAGCGGGAAGGTAATCCTCGCTGTTATTTAATGACTCCCCGGTATAAATGCCCTCTGTACTGGGTAATAAGCGTCCGTGTAATTTGTTTCTCTCCCTTCTCGTGCCCCCCGTAGGAGGATGAAGACCCCGGCAGAGACCAGAGCAGGATGATGGATAACGGGGAGGATAACGTCACCGAGCAGACGAACCACATCATCATCCCGAGCTACGCCGCCTGGTTTGATTATAACAGGTACAGCCGCGGGGTAACGTCCGCTGTGCTCATGAAGGACTCAAAGGGCTCTTCTCACTGAGGCAACCGGTGGGACGTCGCCGCTCATCTGACCCTCCGTTGGTTGCCATAGCAATAGGACCACTTCTGTGACTTTGCCCCAAACTCGCCTTTTGGACAGCAAGTCCCTCGCTTTTTGTAAAGATTCCCCTCCTAGCGACCCAATCGGCTCTGAACTAAACCCAGAATATTAATACTTTGCAGCATTCACGTCATCGAGCGCCGGGCCGTCCCCGAATTCTTCAACGGAAAGAACAAGTCGAAGACCCCCGAAATGTGAGTAAACGGGATGAGGAGAGGAGCTTTACGGTGTCCGGTGCTGGCTAAGCTTCATGGGATTTATTTCCAGAGCAGACGGAGAGCCTCCTGCATCTTCCCGGCTTTAACTGATCCGGAAAAAACATATCggataaaaattgtattttaatgtcTAATTCTTGTCGCGGTAACCTTGACGATCTTATAACTTTGCTAAAACGTAACTCCTGCAGATACCTGGCGTACCGGAACTTCATTATAGATACCTACCGCCTGAACCCCCAGGAGTACCTGACGAGCACGGCGTGCCGGAGGAACCTCACCGGAGACGTGTGCGCCGTCATGAGGTCGGTTGTGATGTCACATCTGCGTAACTCGACATCATCAAACTCCTATCGCAGCGTAACTCCTCTGTGTCTCTGCAGGGTCCACGCTTTCCTGGAGCAGTGGGGTCTGGTGAATTACCAAGTGGATGCAGACTCTCGCCCCATGGCCATGGGCCCTCCACCCACACCCCACTTCAACGTGCTTGCCGACACTCCTTCCGGACTCGTGCCCCTGCATATGAGGACCACTCAGGTACGGCTCTGGATGTTTGCCGGTCTCCCCGTCTGTCGCCGTGCGCCGTTTAGCTGACATGTCTAACTGCCCCGGTCGCTTGCTTCTCAGGTGCCTTCGGCTCAGCAGATGCTGCATTTTCCTgagaaaaacaaagacaaaccgATGGACCTCCAGAGCTTCGGTCTGCGCACGGACGTCTATTCAAAGAAGACTCTGGCTAAGGTGCGACTGTTGGGGGGTAACGTTAATGTCTTTGTGTTCTCGCTGCGGTGGGGGTTACCGAGGACCCTGTGAGCATGCGCTGTGCAGGGGTTTGGACTCCCTGCCTTAATCCGCGTTTCTTCTCTTTTGTACGCAGAGTAAAGCCGGCAGCGCTGGCCGGGAGTGGATGGAGCAGGAGACGCTGCTGCTGCTTGAGGTGAGGCTTTGAATGGGTTAATTCTTCCTGAGCGAGAACCAAACCTCGTCTTagtttcaggagccgtatgtctatcccatgcatgtttaataccctcaccgtattaccctctaccacttctgctgggatgccGTTCCACTGTTCTACGACCCTCttgtttaagaaaaatgtacattacgCAGCCCACTCGCTCTGCACGTGTAGCGAAGGGCCGCTTGCCGCTGTTGTAGGTGCGGATGTTCAGTTTGTCGTCCTTCTCTTCCAGGCCCTGGAGATGTACAAAGACGACTGGAACAAAGTGTCTGAGCACGTGGGGAGCCGCACTCAGGACGAGTGCATCCTCCACTTCCTGCGCCTGCCCATCGAGGACCCGTACCTGGAGAACTCGAACGCGTCCCTCGGGCCCCTCGCCTACCAGCCTGTCCCGTTCAGCCAGTCCGGCAACCCGGTCATGAGCACCGTGGCCTTCCTGGCTTCCGTGGTGGACCCGAGAGTGGCCGCGGCCGCCGCCAAAGCTGCTTTAGGTattccaaaaacacacacatgccacGGCGCGTACTCCACAAACGTGTGACGGCGCTTAAATCCCGGGCGCCTGCGTCAGAATAATGGTCAACAAACACAATAACCGATCCACGGACGGGCAGCCGTTTATTATAGAGATAATGCCGCATGGCAGACGGGCGCTTGCCGGGTGTAGTCCGTGCTCTCATACCGTGTCCCTTCTCCCGGCAGAGGAGTTCTCGCGCGTCCGGGAAGAAGTGCCGCTGGAACTGGTCGAGGCTCATATCAAAAAAGTGCAGGAAGCGGCCAAAGCCCTGGGCAAGGTGGACCCTTCGTACGGGCTGGAGAGCAGCTGCATAGCGGGGACCGCCCCCGAGGAGCCGGAGAAGACGGGTGAGTCGTTCTGTGACGGCCTGCGGGTAAAGCGGAGCCTGTAGAAGTAAAACGCTCCTCGTCCGCTTGTCGGGGTTAAGATGTTATTTCTCATACAGcttccttagtgaataaaccccagcggGTTACTTTGTGTAGCGTTTAACGGTTTTACGAACCAGAAAGATTAAAGCGATCGCGGATCCCGTGCGTCGGGCGGCCGAGGCACTCTTTAGCCCGCGTTATGATTTATACATGTTCCCCCGAAGTGACGCTCGTTTACTCTGTACAGCAGATGCCGCCGAAGAGGACAAAATGGAAACTGAGCCGTCGGAAGCCGCACCGGCTGAaaaagtgagtgtgagtgtgcggAGCGAGTGGGGGCTCAGCTATATGGTGGGGGGGTATATAAGATAGACAAATCCCGAAATCCTGTCTGCTTTAACATTGGTCTTTATATCGATTCCCtaaccctgcccccccccagcaatGTCGCTCTAATTCTGCCCCAAAATAAGCATTAATTCTCTTTAAATACCCGGTCCCTCCCCTGTTGGTATGGGATTAATGGGGCTGGGGGTGGGTTGCTGACCCCATTACTTCTACTCCTAAGCAGCCCCGGGGCCTTTGTCATGTGACTGCAAGCGATCACATGACTGCCCGGCTCCTATCGGTCCCTGCCCTGGTAATACGGCTGCGCATGGGCCCTGCTTCGTCATACGGAGACCCGGCCCGGTTACAGgacgtttttttatttgtgcgcCAAATGTTTTCAGGCCGAGATAAAGAGCGAGAAGGAGGGAGAGTCGGAGTCGTGCGAGAAGCCGGAGGGCGCGACGGAGAAGAAGCCGGAGGAAGAGGAACCCGAGCCGGGAGACGAGGAGAAGCCAGGTACGTCTTGGGTTTGGATTGGATGCTGCGTTTACAAAGGGTGTCCCGGCGAGTGGCCCTAAGGGCCCTTAGGACTGGGGCCGGTTGTTCTCGGTGGTCTCGAACGCAGTGCGAGGGATTGATCTGCGTATCTCCAGGGCCGCCGTTCGCGTATAGAAACATGTTTGCTCTCGGCGTCTGTAGCTATATCTTTATCCCGTGTTCTTATAATATATCCTGGATAGTCCGACGTAAATGGAATGGGTTTTaacttactgagagggtggaagaTGCATGGAACCacctccctgcagaagtggcagaggttgATACTGTGAGGGGATTGATTCCTGCGTGGGGGAGACGCGGCTAATGCGAGGCTAATAAATCCTTAAAGCGTGCAGATCAGACACGACTCGCTTTCACGATTATTCCTGTAACTTTTAGAAGACGACTCCGAGGAAAACAAGGAGAACATCGAAGCCGCCAAGGAAAGCGACCCGGCCAAGAAGAAAATCGAAAACGACATTTCTGAGGGCAACGTCGCGATGGCTGCCGCCGCGGCCCTGGCTTCCGCTGCCACCAAAGCGAAGGTCGGTCTGCTGGAAGCTGcccctgtgtgtgagagatggggggggggagagatagCTGGAGCCCacctctgtgtgtgagagatgaGATGGGGGGGGCCTTGGGCCCACCCCTGTGtgagagatggggggggggcaagagcTGGATGCTGCCCCCGTTTGAGATGGCGGGGGGGGGCTTGGAGTTTGTTGAAAGACAGCTGGATCCCCCCTCTGGTTCTGGGGCAGGTTGTCCAGCGTTCTGTTGCGTGATGTTGCTGAAGGGCCGGTTTTGGACGCAGTGTGAGGTATCCGTATCTCTTGCGATCTGTAAAGTGTTCTCTTGGCTGATTCCCGTTTGGCGTCACTTAAGGCTCCTCTGTGCCTCGCTTCTCCCCGTAGCATCTCGCCGCCGTGGAGGAACGGAAGATCAAGTCGCTGGTGGCCCTGCTGGTGGAAACCCAGATGAAGAAGCTGGAGATCAAGCTGCGGCACTTCGAGGAGCTGGAGACCATCATGGACCGAGAGAAGGAGGCTGTGAGTGATGAATACGGGCCGCTGCTGGCCGCTGTCTGCCTGCGCCGGCCGCTCGTCGGAGGTAGCCGTGGCCGCTGTCTGCCTGCGCCGGCCGCTCGTCGGAGGTAGCCGCTGTCTGCCTGCGCCGGCCGCTCATCGGAGGTGGCCGCTCGCTACCGCTGCGCTTGTCGTCTTGCGGTTGCTGGGGGTCCAGAGTCCGATCTCTAATCCGTGCCGTGTTTTCACGGTGGAGACGCCAAGTGCGCCGGTTTTGGCTTCTCCGTGGCGTTAAGGCCAAGTTATGGCTGCCGCGGGACTTTCTTTCTCGGGATAATTACCGTTTCAGAGCGCGGCCGGCGTCTTCGCTGCACTTGGTGTGAGGACTCCGGTGCTCGGATAATCCGAGGCTGGGAACGCGGCGGCGCTAAACTCGCTTGCTTTGGATAGACGTTCAATCGTCCCCCGATAACCTTCTCTCCGTTTCCCTCCCAGCTGGAGCAGCAGAGGCAGCAGCTTCTCGCCGAGCGGCAGAACTTCCACATGGAGCAGCTGAAGTACGCCGAGATGAGAGCGCGGCAGCagctggagcagcagcagcagcagagcctGCAGCACCAGGGCGCGCCGGGACCCAACCTGGGTCACATGGGGTCTCCTGCCCTGCCGGGGATGATGGGGCAGCAGCAGCCACCACCCTACGGGGTCCATCACCCGATGCCACCCCCCCATCTGACACAGCCGGGTGAGAGGCACTAATATAAGTGTTTGGTGCCAATGGTggagattcaggagccgtatgtctctcatgcatgtttaatcccctcactgtattaccctctaccacctctgctgggagactgttccacttatctaccatcctctatATATTCAGGGTAGTCTTTAGCGTATGGGATGGTGGGTTGTCATGGTGTGACCTGCGCACGGTTGTTGCTCTCGTGGTTTTATGGTTATTGCCCCCGTGGGGTAACTGCTCACGCTTGTGTCCTGCAGGCCAGATGCCAGGACCGGGTTCCGTGATGTCCGGACCACCCATGCCCCCACGTATGATGCCCAACATGCACCCAGCTAGCGGACCTCACCCACCTCCTCCCTCGGGCATACCCCCAATCCCTGGCAACATAGCTGGTCCACGGGCCCCGGTGGCCCCCAATGGCATGTGTAagtaactcccatcattctcagCTCAATGTAATTTAAAGAATTTGGGGGGCGTACCTATCGCTGCCGGTACCTCCCCCCCCACGCACACACCTTATTCTGCCCTGAATCCCAACTATTAACCCATTGATTGGAGAGATTAGCGTTGTGTGcggccccccaaacagcttggaACCCgcgtttgttttttattttctgttttgattttaatttcctcaattcttcttcttttcagaTTCGGGGCCTCCACCTCCCGCCGAGGGTCCGACTCCCCCTCCCATGGTGCCTCCTGCCCCATCTGCCCCCTAAGCAGACCCTCGGAGGACTCAAACCGCTCGGCCGCTTCCCCGGAGTGGTTGTTTTTTATACAGTAAATGTCTCTAATCGACCAAATGATAAATACGGCTCTTCCgcataccttttttttgttttctcgggTATGGTTTGAGTATTTATTGGGGCGCAGTGGGTCGGGGGTCCGTGCGTTGACCCCCCCGGGATCTCATCGACGTTTCAGCCGCCTCTTCTTCTCCCGACCTTTGTTTGCGTGTTTCGTTGTAGCGTTCGCTCCCGTTTCACAggcttttgcttcatttttatgACTTTTGTAATAAATCCTCACGTAGCCGTCGGCTGTCGCCTCGTTTTGCTGGGTTttgggtcctccaaaggtttgcCGCTTTCTCTTTAGATCTG encodes:
- the SMARCC1 gene encoding SWI/SNF complex subunit SMARCC1 isoform X2 produces the protein MKQRQVGGPGAPGGCNGSSSGAGGESRLAGARQRRRRRRGGGAAAAGEDGSPAGRDRHMQAGPRREEPRREPEEEEEDGEEEEDDCEEEEDDEEAGDEEAEGRDGDAMATGTPLLQARRKDGGPSTKYWESPDTVSQLDGVRVWLGKNYKKYIQADSPTNKALAVLVSQLLQFQEEAFGRQVANPAFTKLPVKCFLDFKAGGALCHILGAAYKHRTDQGWRRFDLLNPSRMDRNVEMFMSIEKTLMQNNCLTRPTVYLVPEIDLKLANKLKDVVKRHQGSVTEEKQKASHHVYPIPASLDDDDWLRPVIKKDKQVLVHWGYHPDSYDTWISAADLDADVEDPPIAEKPWKVHAKWVLDTDLFNEWMNEEDYEVDESKKATNFRQRISLKSEEAVRSPERKDRKSLASVKKRKRSPSPQTPAESRRKPGKKGPGNLYGKRRGQKDEEEQEDLTKDMEDPTPVPNMEEVILPKNVNPKKDSEHTPVKGGLVADLDEQEEDAVAASGKEDEDPGRDQSRMMDNGEDNVTEQTNHIIIPSYAAWFDYNSIHVIERRAVPEFFNGKNKSKTPEIYLAYRNFIIDTYRLNPQEYLTSTACRRNLTGDVCAVMRVHAFLEQWGLVNYQVDADSRPMAMGPPPTPHFNVLADTPSGLVPLHMRTTQVPSAQQMLHFPEKNKDKPMDLQSFGLRTDVYSKKTLAKSKAGSAGREWMEQETLLLLEALEMYKDDWNKVSEHVGSRTQDECILHFLRLPIEDPYLENSNASLGPLAYQPVPFSQSGNPVMSTVAFLASVVDPRVAAAAAKAALEEFSRVREEVPLELVEAHIKKVQEAAKALGKVDPSYGLESSCIAGTAPEEPEKTDAAEEDKMETEPSEAAPAEKAEIKSEKEGESESCEKPEGATEKKPEEEEPEPGDEEKPEDDSEENKENIEAAKESDPAKKKIENDISEGNVAMAAAAALASAATKAKHLAAVEERKIKSLVALLVETQMKKLEIKLRHFEELETIMDREKEALEQQRQQLLAERQNFHMEQLKYAEMRARQQLEQQQQQSLQHQGAPGPNLGHMGSPALPGMMGQQQPPPYGVHHPMPPPHLTQPGQMPGPGSVMSGPPMPPRMMPNMHPASGPHPPPPSGIPPIPGNIAGPRAPVAPNGMYSGPPPPAEGPTPPPMVPPAPSAP
- the SMARCC1 gene encoding SWI/SNF complex subunit SMARCC1 isoform X1 encodes the protein MKQRQVGGPGAPGGCNGSSSGAGGESRLAGARQRRRRRRGGGAAAAGEDGSPAGRDRHMQAGPRREEPRREPEEEEEDGEEEEDDCEEEEDDEEAGDEEAEGRDGDAMATGTPLLQARRKDGGPSTKYWESPDTVSQLDGVRVWLGKNYKKYIQADSPTNKALAVLVSQLLQFQEEAFGRQVANPAFTKLPVKCFLDFKAGGALCHILGAAYKHRTDQGWRRFDLLNPSRMDRNVEMFMSIEKTLMQNNCLTRPTVYLVPEIDLKLANKLKDVVKRHQGSVTEEKQKASHHVYPIPASLDDDDWLRPVIKKDKQVLVHWGYHPDSYDTWISAADLDADVEDPPIAEKPWKVHAKWVLDTDLFNEWMNEEDYEVDESKKATNFRQRISLKSEEAVRSPERKDRKSLASVKKRKRSPSPQTPAESRRKPGKKGPGNLYGKRRGQKDEEEQEDLTKDMEDPTPVPNMEEVILPKNVNPKKDSEHTPVKGGLVADLDEQEEDAVAASGKEDEDPGRDQSRMMDNGEDNVTEQTNHIIIPSYAAWFDYNSIHVIERRAVPEFFNGKNKSKTPEIYLAYRNFIIDTYRLNPQEYLTSTACRRNLTGDVCAVMRVHAFLEQWGLVNYQVDADSRPMAMGPPPTPHFNVLADTPSGLVPLHMRTTQVPSAQQMLHFPEKNKDKPMDLQSFGLRTDVYSKKTLAKSKAGSAGREWMEQETLLLLEALEMYKDDWNKVSEHVGSRTQDECILHFLRLPIEDPYLENSNASLGPLAYQPVPFSQSGNPVMSTVAFLASVVDPRVAAAAAKAALEEFSRVREEVPLELVEAHIKKVQEAAKALGKVDPSYGLESSCIAGTAPEEPEKTADAAEEDKMETEPSEAAPAEKAEIKSEKEGESESCEKPEGATEKKPEEEEPEPGDEEKPEDDSEENKENIEAAKESDPAKKKIENDISEGNVAMAAAAALASAATKAKHLAAVEERKIKSLVALLVETQMKKLEIKLRHFEELETIMDREKEALEQQRQQLLAERQNFHMEQLKYAEMRARQQLEQQQQQSLQHQGAPGPNLGHMGSPALPGMMGQQQPPPYGVHHPMPPPHLTQPGQMPGPGSVMSGPPMPPRMMPNMHPASGPHPPPPSGIPPIPGNIAGPRAPVAPNGMYSGPPPPAEGPTPPPMVPPAPSAP